From a single Helicovermis profundi genomic region:
- the fmt gene encoding methionyl-tRNA formyltransferase, which produces MKIVFMGTPEFSVPCLEACVNEHEVLAVFTQPDRPKGRGKKIAFPPVKDCALKNNLEVYQPEKLKTKENYDIINELNPDVIIVVAYGQILSKEILEIPKYGCINVHASLLPKYRGASPIHWSIVKGEKITGITTMLMDEGLDTGDILLKRTTDITEDMSAGELHDILMNMGSKLLIDTLNNIENIKRIKQTGENSYAPLLNKKMAKIDWNKNAFEILRFINGLNPWPLAWCKYNGETVKFFSGELTDEKSNNKPGTINMVNKDGLFVNTKDFVIKLKDIQFFKSKKMHISQYILGHNIDQNSKFE; this is translated from the coding sequence ATGAAAATTGTATTTATGGGTACACCAGAATTCTCTGTTCCATGTCTTGAAGCATGTGTTAATGAACACGAAGTTTTAGCTGTTTTCACACAACCAGACAGACCAAAAGGTAGAGGTAAAAAAATAGCATTTCCTCCTGTCAAAGACTGTGCATTAAAAAACAATTTAGAAGTTTATCAACCAGAAAAATTAAAAACTAAAGAAAATTACGATATTATAAATGAACTAAATCCAGATGTAATAATTGTTGTTGCATATGGTCAAATACTTTCTAAAGAAATATTAGAAATACCTAAATATGGGTGTATAAATGTACACGCTTCTTTGCTACCTAAATATAGAGGTGCTTCACCAATTCACTGGTCTATTGTTAAAGGCGAAAAAATTACAGGTATAACTACAATGTTAATGGATGAAGGCCTTGATACGGGAGATATTTTACTTAAAAGGACTACTGATATTACAGAGGATATGTCAGCTGGTGAATTGCATGATATCTTAATGAACATGGGTTCGAAACTTTTGATAGATACTTTAAATAACATTGAAAACATTAAAAGAATTAAGCAAACTGGGGAAAATTCTTATGCACCTTTGTTAAATAAGAAAATGGCTAAAATTGATTGGAATAAAAATGCATTTGAAATACTAAGATTTATTAATGGGCTTAATCCATGGCCTCTTGCATGGTGTAAATATAATGGTGAAACGGTTAAATTTTTTAGTGGTGAATTAACTGATGAAAAATCAAACAATAAGCCAGGTACTATCAATATGGTAAATAAAGATGGTTTATTTGTTAATACAAAAGACTTTGTAATTAAATTAAAAGATATTCAGTTTTTTAAAAGTAAAAAAATGCATATTTCACAATACATTTTAGGGCATAATATTGATCAAAATTCAAAATTTGAATAA
- the def gene encoding peptide deformylase → MASRTIRIDEDPVLRKKSREVKEVDSKIVNLIDDMIETMYDADGIGLAAPQVGILKRIIVIDLYDDTGVKILINPEIIEQSGHQFEMEGCLSVPGVSGTVSRPMNVKVKGLDKKGEYKEYEAEGLLARAFCHEIDHLDGILFTDKATIREE, encoded by the coding sequence ATGGCAAGTAGAACTATTAGAATTGATGAAGATCCTGTTTTAAGAAAGAAATCAAGAGAAGTAAAAGAAGTTGATAGTAAAATAGTTAATTTAATTGATGATATGATAGAAACGATGTATGATGCAGATGGAATAGGACTTGCTGCACCTCAAGTTGGTATTCTTAAAAGAATTATTGTTATAGATTTGTATGATGATACAGGTGTAAAAATATTAATTAATCCTGAAATTATTGAGCAAAGCGGTCACCAATTTGAGATGGAAGGATGTTTGTCTGTTCCAGGTGTTTCTGGAACTGTATCAAGACCTATGAATGTAAAAGTAAAAGGACTTGATAAAAAAGGTGAGTATAAAGAATATGAGGCTGAAGGTTTGCTTGCAAGAGCATTTTGTCATGAAATTGATCATTTGGATGGTATACTTTTTACTGACAAAGCGACTATAAGAGAGGAATAA